One stretch of Aquisalimonas asiatica DNA includes these proteins:
- the rimP gene encoding ribosome maturation factor RimP yields MDGIQQQLTTLIEPAVVAMGYEVVGVEYRPNRGEGLLRVYIDAPAGIALDDCEAVSHQVSGLLDVEDPIPGAYRLEISSPGVDRPLFKAADFERFAGAEARLRLTGLWEGRRKFRGVLHGVRDACVVIEDEGTEYAVPLDRIDKANLVPDI; encoded by the coding sequence ATGGACGGGATTCAGCAACAGCTGACCACACTCATCGAGCCTGCCGTGGTGGCCATGGGCTACGAGGTTGTGGGGGTGGAGTACCGCCCCAACCGCGGCGAAGGGCTGCTGCGCGTCTACATCGACGCGCCCGCGGGCATCGCGCTGGATGACTGCGAAGCGGTGAGCCACCAGGTCAGTGGTCTGCTGGATGTGGAGGATCCCATTCCCGGCGCCTACCGCCTTGAGATCTCGTCCCCGGGGGTGGATCGCCCGCTGTTCAAGGCCGCGGATTTCGAGCGCTTTGCCGGGGCCGAGGCCCGGCTGCGGCTCACGGGGCTTTGGGAAGGGCGGCGCAAGTTTCGGGGCGTGCTGCACGGCGTGCGGGACGCCTGCGTGGTGATTGAGGACGAGGGCACCGAGTACGCGGTGCCCCTGGACAGGATCGACAAGGCCAATCTGGTACCGGATATCTGA
- a CDS encoding DUF6064 family protein, with translation MLPYSLDALFSIVADLNTSHWYAVMACLAAGGVILAATVLPVIRPLDRVSGQLLAVGWIAVGGLFYGVHLAPFFFAAPWFQWVFIAQGVLLGAFAFSGAAALRRDVGPTTWLGRALMLYGLLGLPVLDLLLGSGWPAFRVVGLSPEPTVVFTCGWLLTRRPGTLVPALAFVPLLAGGAAGYAAMALAWWPDWGVAVAAAAGFAGSLVAVVRYVPR, from the coding sequence ATGCTGCCTTACTCCCTCGATGCCCTGTTCAGCATCGTTGCCGATCTGAACACCAGTCACTGGTATGCCGTCATGGCCTGCCTCGCCGCCGGTGGCGTGATTCTGGCCGCGACGGTCCTGCCCGTGATCCGGCCACTGGACCGCGTCTCGGGCCAGTTGCTGGCTGTGGGCTGGATCGCCGTCGGTGGGCTGTTCTACGGGGTCCATCTGGCGCCCTTCTTCTTTGCCGCGCCCTGGTTCCAGTGGGTGTTCATCGCCCAGGGTGTCTTGCTTGGCGCGTTCGCCTTCAGTGGCGCGGCGGCGTTGCGGCGCGACGTCGGCCCCACCACCTGGCTGGGCCGCGCGCTGATGCTCTACGGCCTGCTTGGCCTGCCAGTGCTGGATCTGCTGCTCGGCAGCGGCTGGCCCGCCTTCCGTGTCGTGGGCCTGAGCCCGGAGCCCACCGTGGTGTTTACCTGCGGCTGGTTACTCACACGTCGTCCGGGCACGCTCGTCCCCGCACTGGCGTTCGTTCCCTTGCTGGCTGGCGGTGCAGCCGGCTATGCCGCCATGGCGCTGGCGTGGTGGCCGGACTGGGGTGTTGCCGTCGCGGCGGCTGCAGGGTTCGCAGGCAGTCTGGTGGCCGTCGTCAGGTACGTGCCCCGGTAG
- the modB gene encoding molybdate ABC transporter permease subunit gives MDWTAFRLSLELATWTTLILLPVGVLVGRWLAYHRFRGRGFIEAAVALPLVLPPTVLGYYLLVSFSPDMPIGGLWFAATGEGLNFTFAGIVLASIIFNLPFAIQPVQRAFETVPMHLREAAWCSGLSGWRTFLKVELPLVWPGMISAFVLTFVHTIGEFGVVLMVGGAIDGETKTVAIAIYDRVQAFDDEAAGAMSLLLLVTSFVAIGLVYGLAGKGRAVGVR, from the coding sequence ATGGACTGGACGGCCTTCCGGCTATCCCTGGAACTGGCGACCTGGACCACGCTGATTCTGCTGCCGGTGGGGGTGCTGGTTGGCCGCTGGCTCGCCTATCACCGCTTTCGCGGGCGCGGCTTCATCGAGGCGGCCGTGGCACTGCCGCTGGTGCTGCCTCCCACCGTGCTCGGCTACTACCTGCTGGTGAGTTTCAGTCCCGACATGCCCATTGGCGGGCTCTGGTTCGCGGCCACCGGCGAGGGGCTCAACTTCACGTTCGCCGGCATCGTGCTGGCGTCCATCATCTTCAACCTGCCGTTCGCCATCCAGCCCGTGCAGCGGGCGTTCGAGACCGTTCCCATGCACCTGCGCGAGGCGGCCTGGTGCTCGGGGCTGTCCGGCTGGCGGACCTTTCTCAAGGTGGAGCTGCCGTTGGTGTGGCCCGGGATGATCTCGGCGTTCGTGCTCACCTTCGTCCATACCATCGGCGAGTTCGGTGTGGTGCTCATGGTCGGCGGTGCCATCGATGGTGAAACGAAGACGGTGGCCATCGCCATCTACGATCGCGTGCAGGCCTTCGACGACGAGGCGGCAGGCGCCATGTCGTTGCTGTTGCTGGTGACCTCGTTCGTTGCCATCGGCCTGGTGTACGGGCTCGCGGGCAAGGGGAGGGCGGTCGGTGTGCGGTAG
- a CDS encoding ABC transporter ATP-binding protein → MCGSGLDVALRSRRGIPLDARFTVGPGELLALVGPSGSGKTTVLRTIAGLHRPQDGVIRCDGETWLQTASRVDLRPQQRRVGLVFQDYALFPHLTAEENLTLAMDEGSRAQRLRRARDLLVRVRLDGLGGRLPRDLSGGQQQRVAVARALARDPRVLLLDEPFSAVDMMTRERLQRELAVLRQTIDIPVVLVTHDLQEAAALADRICVLHEGASLQAGTPEALFRRPASPRVARLLGRQNVFSGVVVAGGDPGTLQWGELTLEVTGPVPLASGTRVQWYIPDSDIVLHRRGRPSLGERENPVTGRVEEAVVMGAQTSVTLRCHHSGDSLRLSVSTHAARRNQLEPGAEASVSLLSKGIHLMPVPEGASGPLSGDA, encoded by the coding sequence GTGTGCGGTAGTGGCCTGGACGTCGCGCTGCGTTCGCGGCGGGGGATTCCACTGGATGCGAGGTTTACGGTCGGGCCGGGCGAGCTGCTGGCCCTGGTCGGGCCCTCCGGGAGTGGCAAGACCACCGTGCTGCGGACCATTGCCGGTCTGCATCGGCCACAGGACGGCGTGATCCGGTGCGACGGCGAAACGTGGCTGCAGACCGCATCGCGCGTCGACCTTCGCCCGCAGCAGCGCCGCGTGGGCCTGGTCTTCCAGGACTACGCCCTGTTTCCCCATCTCACGGCGGAAGAGAACCTGACCCTGGCAATGGATGAGGGCAGTCGCGCCCAGCGGCTCCGGCGGGCCCGGGATCTTCTGGTCCGTGTTCGCCTCGACGGACTGGGGGGGCGTCTGCCCCGGGATCTGTCCGGTGGGCAGCAGCAGCGCGTCGCGGTCGCCCGCGCGCTGGCCCGTGATCCCAGGGTGCTGCTCCTGGATGAGCCCTTTTCCGCCGTGGACATGATGACCCGCGAACGCCTGCAGCGGGAGCTGGCCGTTCTGCGGCAGACCATCGACATCCCCGTGGTGCTGGTGACCCATGACCTCCAGGAGGCTGCAGCCCTGGCTGACCGGATCTGCGTCCTGCACGAGGGTGCGAGTCTGCAGGCGGGAACGCCCGAGGCGCTGTTCCGGCGACCGGCGTCGCCGCGGGTGGCAAGGCTGCTGGGGCGGCAGAACGTGTTCTCGGGCGTCGTGGTGGCCGGCGGCGACCCCGGCACATTGCAGTGGGGCGAGCTGACGCTGGAAGTCACCGGCCCGGTGCCTCTGGCTTCAGGGACGCGCGTGCAGTGGTACATCCCCGATTCGGACATCGTTCTCCATCGCCGTGGCCGCCCGTCGCTGGGGGAACGGGAGAACCCGGTGACCGGCCGGGTGGAAGAAGCGGTGGTCATGGGTGCGCAGACGTCCGTGACCCTGCGCTGCCATCACTCCGGGGACAGTCTGCGCCTGTCCGTTTCAACCCACGCCGCGCGGCGCAACCAGCTGGAACCGGGGGCGGAGGCATCGGTCTCCCTGTTGAGCAAGGGAATCCACCTCATGCCCGTGCCCGAGGGCGCTTCGGGGCCGCTCTCCGGGGACGCCTAA